The Chryseolinea soli nucleotide sequence AATTGATGTCAAGCTGGAGATCGATGCGGTTCAACTGCAGGACGTCGTGGTGGTGGGCTATGGAACGGCCAAGAAATCGGAAGTGCTCGGTGCCGTGGGTTCACCCAGCCTGAAAGAAGCGTCCAGCAGGAACTATAATACGGCGGCTGAATTGTTGCAGGGTACGGTGCCCGGCGTGACGGTGATGAACAATGGCGGTGATCCTACCGGTTCACCGGATATTCGGATCCGGGGCGTTGGCTCTCTGAACACAGAGTCGCCCTTGATAGTTTTGGATGGAGTGATCTATTGGGGTGCTTTGAGCACGATCAGTCCCAACGACATTGAATCCATTTCGGTATTAAAAGACGCAGCTTCTGCAGCGATCTATGGGGCAAGGGCTTCGGGAGGTGTGATTCTGATCAAGACAAAATCGGGAAAGGCCGACAAGGTGAACGTGGAGGTGAACTATCAATTGGGTGTTCAGCAGGTGGCCAAGAAACTTAAGCCGCTGAATGCAGCAGAACGCGCGGATGCGGCCAACCTTGCTACCGATAATGCAGGGCTGCCGCGCATCCCGGCATTTGATGCGGCACTGAATCCGGATTCACGGATCACCAAAACCAATTGGATGGATGAGATCTTTCAAACCGGTGTGATCGAAAGCCTGGACGCTTCCGTGAGCGGAGGAAGCAAGGCCTCCAGTTATTTTATTTCGGGCGGATACCGGAAGAACGAAGGGATCCTGCTCAATACACAGGCAAAGCGGTATACAGCCCGGATCAATTCCGAGCATGAAATATTCAAGGGCGTACGGCTCGGCGAAAATATGACCTACATGTTTTGGGATGGCCAGACGGGAAACACGTCAAGCGCCTACACCGGTGCGATCATGACGGCACTTTACTATCCTGCCAATGCTACGGTCTATCGTGAGGATGGTTCAGGCAAGTTTGGCGGTGTTCCCGATGCCTATTCAAATGCCTACGGCGATCTGATCAACCCGGTTGCCTATTTGAAACGCCTGGATAACCATACGCCTACCTCAACGTTGGTGATCAATCCGTACCTGGAAGTGGACCTTATCAAAGGTCTTAAGTTCAGAAGTAACTTTGGACTCACACAGATCCGTCGCAACAACAAACAGTTCAATGTGAAGGTGCTGGAGACGGGGAAGATCTTTGACTTCAACGAACTCTATCAGACGACCGATAATCAAAATGTTTTCCTGACGGAGCAAACCTTGTCGTACGAAAAAGCCATTGGCGAAGACCATCATATTTCCGCGTTAGCCGGTTTTACCTACGAGCGAAAGAAAAGTGAATGGTCGACCGTGAAAGGCACCGGTTTCGACAATGAAGACCCTGCGTATCGCTACATGTCGAATGCCACAACGCTCCAAACGATTGGCGCGGGCGGCCCGGAAGAAAAAGTGATGTCGTACCTGGGCCGGGTGAACTATAACTACAAAGGCAAGTATTTGTTAACGGCAGTGCTCCGTAGAGACGGAACGTCCAGGCTGATCTCCGATCTTCGCTGGAAGAACTATCCCTCTGTTTCGGTGGGCTGGAACCTTGCTGAAGAATCGTTCATGGAGGACGTATCGTTGGTTTCAGACCTGAAATTGCGGGCCAGCTGGGGAAAGATTGGAAACTTGGGTGGCTTGCCGCTGTATCCTTTTGCCGTTGGACTGGCGCGTACGCGTGCCTGGATTGGTGGCGACCCCATCATCAACTATGGTTACGCCGAATCGGGTCTGTCAAACCAGAACCTGGTGTGGGAAACTTCCGAGCAAAAAAATATTGGTCTTGATTTCGGTTTGCTCCGGGGAAAACTTAGCGGATCGTTGGATGTATTCCGGAAGACAAACTACGACATGCTTTTCCAAAAAAGTCTTCCCGGCACCGCCGGATCGCCGGACGGTCAATGGATCAACGGTGGCGATGTGGTAAACAAAGGCTTTGAGTTGGGCCTTACCTACCGGAAAAACGAAGGCGCGGTTAAATTTGACATCACGGCCGGCTTCTCCAAAGTGAAAAACGAGATCCGCTCGATCACGGAAGACAATAAGTTCCAGAACGCAGGTCCCGCCGTGAGAACGATGCCCCAGGCAAACATCAACATTGTGGGCAGCGCGTGGAATTCGTTTTACGGGTATCAGACCGCCGGGCTGTTTAAGTCCGACGATGAAGCCGCCAACTACGTGAATGCGAACGGCGTGAAGTATCAACCTGCTGCAAAAGCCGGTGACTTCAAATTTGTGGATAAAGATGGCGACGGCGACATCGACAACAATGACCGCACAATACTGGGAAGTCCTTTTCCGGATTTCACCTATAGCCTCAACGGAAACATCTCTTTCAAAGGTTTTGACCTGAATGTATTCTTTCAGGGCGTACACGGCAACAGCATTTTCAATTCAGCACGGGCACTCGGCCTGAACGCCGGCTATGGTTATAACCTGCTGGAGGAATCGAAGAATGCCTGGAGCCCCACTAACCCGGATGCTACGATCCCGAGACTTTCCATGTCGGATCCCAACAACAACTGGACGCGGGTGTCCGACTTCTTTATCGAAGACGGTTCTTTCCTGCGCCTGAAGAATGTTACACTGGGCTATACGCTGCCGACCCGGATCTTCAACAAAGTGCAGATGAGGATCTATGTTACGGCGCAAAACTTGTTCACCATCACCAACTACTCCGGAATGGATCCCGAAGTGGGGATCACCAATTCGGGTGTAGATGTGGGAATGTATCCACTGGCAAGAGTTTATATGTCTGGTCTTACGCTTAAATTCTAATCACCTATGAAAAAAATATTTTGTGTAGCGGCCATAGCAGGATTGTTGATGGCCACCGGTTGCGATCTGGATGTAGTGCCGCAGGGCTCTCCAACGACAGGAACGTTCTGGAAGACCGAAGCGGATGCGATCGCCGGTATCAATTCGGCGTACGCCGAATTTTCGAACGACGACATGTACGGCCGCGGATTCTTCTGGCTCAGCAATGCCAGCAACGACATCGGCACCAAACCGCGCGCTTTCTCCGAGAACGTAAAAGCCTTTAAGATCACCGGAAACGAAAGTGAAGTAAAGAGCATCTGGAGACTGCACTACCTGACCATGAAACGCTGCAACGACGTGATCCGCAATGTGCCGAACATCCAGATGACAGAATCGCTAAAGAACCGGATCCTCGGAGAAGCCCACTTCCTCCATGCTGTCATGCACCTGGAGTTGGCGTACCACTATGGCGATGACCGGAAAGGTATTCCGATCATTGACCGGGTAGATTATGAAAATGCTTATGTTCCCCGTCCGGCAAACGTGAAGGTCAACTACGATTACATCATCGAAGACCTCAAAGCAGCAGCCGACCTGCTGCCGTATTTCGACGACTACGGACAATCCGATAAAGGACGCCCGCATAAAACGGCTGCCTGGGCATACATCGCCAGGACCGCGCTCTATGCAAAAGACTGGGCAACGGCCGAACTGTATGCCGACAAAGTGATCAGCAGCGGAAAGCACGCGCTGGTTGCAAATTTTGCGGACGTCTTCAAGATTGCGAACAATTTTTCTCCGGAATACATCTGGTCCGTTACATCCAGTGCGAAAGACACCGGTTTGGGCTCGATCTTCCCCGGCGTTCTCCTGGAAGACAAAGGCTGGGGACAGTACAACGGTTGGGGCGTGTTTTATCCCACGCAAGATCTCTATCAAGAGTTCGAAGCCAATGATGAAAGAAGAGAAGCCACGATCCTCAAGACCGGCGACGTGTTTAAGTATTTTGGAGCCGATGCTACATTCAACCAGGGCGCTTATGTCGTAAGTTCCAGTAACCGTACCGGTCTTCAGTTCAGAAAATTCATGGAGCCTTATGGCTATCCGAAAGTAGGCGGTTCGGTGGACATCAACTATGTCAACACCAACGCCGACAAACCGACAACGGCCCTGAACGTACCGCTGTTGCGTTATGCCGACGTGCTGCTCATGATGGCAGAAGCAAAACTGATGCAAGGCAAAAATGCCGACAGCGAGATCAACCAGGTGCGGGAACGCGCAGGGTTAGGAGATCTGTCCGGCGCTACCATGACGGACCTCAAGCATGAAAGACGCTGCGAATTGGCAGGGGAGTGGACCGATCACCACTTTGACCTTGTGCGTTGGGGCGATGCAGAAGCTACGTATGCAAAACCGCTCTACCATGCGTATGCATTGGATAACGGACAGCCGAAAGTGATTTACGCCGGCCGGGTATTCAACCCCGCCGTACACCACGTATGGCCGATCCCCCCGGACGAAATTGCTGTGAGCAAA carries:
- a CDS encoding RagB/SusD family nutrient uptake outer membrane protein, giving the protein MKKIFCVAAIAGLLMATGCDLDVVPQGSPTTGTFWKTEADAIAGINSAYAEFSNDDMYGRGFFWLSNASNDIGTKPRAFSENVKAFKITGNESEVKSIWRLHYLTMKRCNDVIRNVPNIQMTESLKNRILGEAHFLHAVMHLELAYHYGDDRKGIPIIDRVDYENAYVPRPANVKVNYDYIIEDLKAAADLLPYFDDYGQSDKGRPHKTAAWAYIARTALYAKDWATAELYADKVISSGKHALVANFADVFKIANNFSPEYIWSVTSSAKDTGLGSIFPGVLLEDKGWGQYNGWGVFYPTQDLYQEFEANDERREATILKTGDVFKYFGADATFNQGAYVVSSSNRTGLQFRKFMEPYGYPKVGGSVDINYVNTNADKPTTALNVPLLRYADVLLMMAEAKLMQGKNADSEINQVRERAGLGDLSGATMTDLKHERRCELAGEWTDHHFDLVRWGDAEATYAKPLYHAYALDNGQPKVIYAGRVFNPAVHHVWPIPPDEIAVSKGTLTQNEGW
- a CDS encoding TonB-dependent receptor, translated to MRLTTVAFLLTTTVLSVARASDASGQSVLDQRVSLRAKDQPLRDVFKTLQQLADVNFMYKNSDVNADKKITFSAANKELKEVLTKLLKPIGLEYTAVGKNIVVKPIPKTEPTSSVPKIRVTGMVTTADTGETLPGVSVLLKGTERGTTTDADGAYSIDVDDEASVLIFSFIGFKATEVIVGAQTKIDVKLEIDAVQLQDVVVVGYGTAKKSEVLGAVGSPSLKEASSRNYNTAAELLQGTVPGVTVMNNGGDPTGSPDIRIRGVGSLNTESPLIVLDGVIYWGALSTISPNDIESISVLKDAASAAIYGARASGGVILIKTKSGKADKVNVEVNYQLGVQQVAKKLKPLNAAERADAANLATDNAGLPRIPAFDAALNPDSRITKTNWMDEIFQTGVIESLDASVSGGSKASSYFISGGYRKNEGILLNTQAKRYTARINSEHEIFKGVRLGENMTYMFWDGQTGNTSSAYTGAIMTALYYPANATVYREDGSGKFGGVPDAYSNAYGDLINPVAYLKRLDNHTPTSTLVINPYLEVDLIKGLKFRSNFGLTQIRRNNKQFNVKVLETGKIFDFNELYQTTDNQNVFLTEQTLSYEKAIGEDHHISALAGFTYERKKSEWSTVKGTGFDNEDPAYRYMSNATTLQTIGAGGPEEKVMSYLGRVNYNYKGKYLLTAVLRRDGTSRLISDLRWKNYPSVSVGWNLAEESFMEDVSLVSDLKLRASWGKIGNLGGLPLYPFAVGLARTRAWIGGDPIINYGYAESGLSNQNLVWETSEQKNIGLDFGLLRGKLSGSLDVFRKTNYDMLFQKSLPGTAGSPDGQWINGGDVVNKGFELGLTYRKNEGAVKFDITAGFSKVKNEIRSITEDNKFQNAGPAVRTMPQANINIVGSAWNSFYGYQTAGLFKSDDEAANYVNANGVKYQPAAKAGDFKFVDKDGDGDIDNNDRTILGSPFPDFTYSLNGNISFKGFDLNVFFQGVHGNSIFNSARALGLNAGYGYNLLEESKNAWSPTNPDATIPRLSMSDPNNNWTRVSDFFIEDGSFLRLKNVTLGYTLPTRIFNKVQMRIYVTAQNLFTITNYSGMDPEVGITNSGVDVGMYPLARVYMSGLTLKF